The window TGGCAGACGATCCCGTATCAACTTTTAGTGTGGATGTTGACACCGGTTCTTACACCAACGTGCGGCGCATGCTACAACAGGGCTATTTACCGCAACCGGATGCAGTTCGGGTGGAAGAATTCATTAATTATTTTGATTATTCATACGCTGCCCCGAAATCGACAAAAGACCCGTTTTCAGTGACAACGGAATTGGCGCCCACACCCTGGAATGCGAACTCCAGCTTATTAAAGATCGGTTTGCAGGCCTATGAAGTTGACGCCAGCGAGCGGCCTTCGGCAAATCTGGTGTTTTTAATGGACGTTTCCGGCTCCATGAATTCACCGGACAAGTTGCCTTTGTTGAAAAAATCATTTCGGATGCTAACAAAGCATTTGAATGAAGATGATTCGGTTTCCATTGTGGTTTATGCGGGTGCGTCTGGTGTAGTGCTTGAGCCAACTAACGGTGATAACAAGCGTGAAATTTTGGCGGCCATGTCCCGTTTGCGTGCGGGTGGTTCGACCAATGGTGTGGCGGGCATTCAACTGGCTTACCAAATGGCAGAACAAGCGTATATCGATGGCGGTATCAATCGCATAATTCTGGCCACTGATGGTGACTTTAATGTCGGCACTAGCAATGTAGAAGCGCTGAAACGCTTGATCGAAGACAAACGTAAAACCGGTATTTCCCTGACTACCTTGGGATTTGGTACGGGTAATTACAACGACCAGCTTATGGAACAGATCGCCGACGTAGGCAATGGTAACAATGCCTATATCGACAGCGTGCAAGAAGCCGAAAAAGTTCTGGTTACCGAAATGAGCAGCACTTTGCTAACAGTGGCCAAAGACGTCAAGATCCAGATCGAATTTAATCCTATGCAAGTGTCAGAATACCGTTTGATTGGCTATGAAAATCGTGCTCTGAAAAGAGAAGACTTTAATAACGACACGGTGGATGCCGGTGAGATCGGGGCCGGGCATAACGTTACCGCTATTTACGAGATATTCCCGAGTGAGCAACAAAGCCGTGCGATAGATCCACTACGCTATGGCAAGCAGCAAAGCAACAACCATAGCAGCAAGATTCAGGCACCAATGAGTTATCGCAACGAGATTGCTTATGTGAAATTGCGTTTCAAGTATCCCGATGCAGACAAAAGCCAATTGCGTAAATTTGTGGTGAAAAAGTCGGACGAGCGCCGTTTGCGTAGCACAAGCCCTGAGTTTCGTTTTGCCGCTGCAGTCTCAGCGTTCGGGCAAAAACTCAAACGCAGTCAATACATCAAAGATTTCGGTTATGAGGACATTTACGAACTGGCCCAAAGCGGTGCACAAAATGATGAACATGGTTATCGACACGAGTTTGTCGGGCTGGTTGAGTTAGCGGCGGAATTGTCGGGCGAGAACGGCGACCACTTGCTTTCGGAAACCCACTGACAGCTGGTCAATATGTTGGCGGTGAAGTATGCTTTGCACATGGATGTGCACCCTTCAGGCCAGCTTGAATCACCGGAATCAGAGATCTCCGATGAGGAGTTGATGATGGCGTATGCACAACACAACGATCAGCAGGCATTTGCCACTCTGTACACTCGGCACAAAGGGAGTTTGTATCGCTACTGTGTGCGTATGCTTGGAAATGAGGCGTTGGGCGCCGAGTTGTTTCAGGAAGCCTGGAGTAAAGTGATAAAAGCACGCGCTCGATATGAGGTCAAAGCCAAATTCACAACCTATCTATTTCATG of the Gammaproteobacteria bacterium genome contains:
- a CDS encoding VWA domain-containing protein, with product MLGHTISQQRIDSNAIANAPPLNQVVNSNDPYLPVNNEKYASLEENSVKSVADDPVSTFSVDVDTGSYTNVRRMLQQGYLPQPDAVRVEEFINYFDYSYAAPKSTKDPFSVTTELAPTPWNANSSLLKIGLQAYEVDASERPSANLVFLMDVSGSMNSPDKLPLLKKSFRMLTKHLNEDDSVSIVVYAGASGVVLEPTNGDNKREILAAMSRLRAGGSTNGVAGIQLAYQMAEQAYIDGGINRIILATDGDFNVGTSNVEALKRLIEDKRKTGISLTTLGFGTGNYNDQLMEQIADVGNGNNAYIDSVQEAEKVLVTEMSSTLLTVAKDVKIQIEFNPMQVSEYRLIGYENRALKREDFNNDTVDAGEIGAGHNVTAIYEIFPSEQQSRAIDPLRYGKQQSNNHSSKIQAPMSYRNEIAYVKLRFKYPDADKSQLRKFVVKKSDERRLRSTSPEFRFAAAVSAFGQKLKRSQYIKDFGYEDIYELAQSGAQNDEHGYRHEFVGLVELAAELSGENGDHLLSETH